Proteins found in one Panthera tigris isolate Pti1 chromosome B3, P.tigris_Pti1_mat1.1, whole genome shotgun sequence genomic segment:
- the LOC102951893 gene encoding olfactory receptor 11G2-like has translation MSSRPMNVSGTETTNSVSHFILVGFPSSPEMQLLYFGLFSVVYTLTLMGNAAIVCAVRWERRLHTPMYILLGNFSLLEICYVTTTVPNMLANFLSSSKSISFVNCFAQFYFFFSLGCDEGFFLCIMAFDRYLAICRPLHYPRIMTKQLYTGLAIFGWSCGFVLFLTPVVLISQLPYCGPNTINHFLCDPAPLMMLSCSEDTTTQFIYSTFNAVFMIGTFLFVLCSYALVIVAVLRMPSAAGKRKAFSTCASHLAVVILFFGSVMVMYVSPGSGRPVKMQKIVTLLYSVITPLCNPLIYSLRNKEMKTALKKIFGTAHGIHKM, from the coding sequence ATGTCTTCCAGACCAATGAATGTGTCCGGCACAGAAACCACCAACTCCGTTAGCCACTTTATCCTCGTGGGCTTTCCCTCAAGCCCAGAAATGCAGCTCCTCTACTTCGGGCTCTTCTCAGTAGTCTACACGCTGACTCTCATGGGGAATGCAGCCATTGTCTGTGCAGTGCGGTGGGAACGGCGTCTTCACACGCCCATGTACATCCTCTTGGGGAATTTCTCTCTCCTGGAAATATGTTATGTCACCACGACCGTCCCTAACATGTTGGCCAATTTCCTGTCCTCAAGCAAGTCCATTTCCTTTGTGAACTGTTTTGCACAGTTCTACTTCTTCTTCTCTCTGGGGTGTGATGAGGGCTTCTTCCTCTGCATCATGGCCTTTGACAGGTACCTTGCCATCTGTCGTCCTCTGCATTACCCACGCATTATGACGAAACAGCTGTACACTGGCCTTGCCATCTTTGGCTGGTCGTGCGGGTTCGTCCTCTTCCTAACCCCAGTTGTTCTCATTTCACAGTTACCCTACTGTGGCCCAAATACCATCAACCATTTCTTGTGTGATCCTGCCCCATTGATGATGCTGTCCTGTTCTGAAGACACCACAACACAGTTCATTTACTCTACTTTCAATGCTGTTTTCATGATTGGgacctttctctttgttctttgttcctatgcTCTGGTGATTGTGGCTGTGCTAAGGATGCCCTCAGCAGCAGGCAAACGCAAGGCTTTCTCCACTTGTGCTTCTCATCTGGCAGTGGTGATCCTGTTTTTTGGCTCTGTTATGGTGATGTATGTTAGTCCTGGATCAGGACGCCCAGTGAAAATGCAGAAAATTGTGACCTTACTTTATTCTGTGATAACACCCCTCTGTAATCCTCTAATCTATAGCCTTAGGAACAAGGAAATGAAGACTGCTCTGAAGAAAATCTTTGGCACTGCGCATGGTAttcataaaatgtaa